A single region of the Streptomyces sp. AM 4-1-1 genome encodes:
- a CDS encoding class E sortase, whose protein sequence is MATRTEDESQTGRTVTPVKRRTRHPFATAVSVFGELMITAGLVLGLFVVYSLWWTNVLADREAQKQGHTVRDNWAQGPGALDTKDGIGFLHVPAMKNGEVLVKKGTDTETLNDGVAGYYTDPVKSALPSDKQGNFTLAAHRDGHGAKFHNIDKLKNGDPIVFETRDSWYVYRVYKKLTETSKYNVDVIDQVPEESGVKKPGRYITLTTCTPVYTSKYRYIVWGELVRTDKVDKDRTKPAELR, encoded by the coding sequence GTGGCAACGAGGACCGAGGACGAATCGCAGACCGGCCGGACCGTGACCCCGGTCAAGCGCAGGACCCGGCATCCCTTCGCGACGGCTGTCAGCGTCTTCGGCGAGCTGATGATCACCGCGGGTCTGGTCCTCGGGCTCTTCGTCGTCTACTCCCTCTGGTGGACGAACGTGCTCGCGGACCGGGAGGCCCAGAAACAGGGCCACACCGTCCGCGACAACTGGGCGCAGGGCCCTGGCGCGCTGGACACCAAGGACGGCATCGGCTTCCTGCACGTACCCGCGATGAAGAACGGCGAGGTGCTGGTCAAGAAGGGCACCGACACGGAGACCCTGAACGACGGCGTCGCCGGGTACTACACGGACCCGGTGAAGTCGGCGCTGCCCTCGGACAAGCAGGGCAACTTCACACTGGCCGCGCACCGGGACGGACACGGCGCGAAGTTCCACAACATCGACAAGCTCAAGAACGGCGATCCGATCGTCTTCGAGACGAGGGACAGCTGGTACGTCTACCGGGTGTACAAGAAGCTCACCGAGACCTCGAAGTACAACGTCGACGTGATCGACCAGGTGCCGGAGGAGTCGGGTGTGAAGAAGCCCGGCCGCTACATCACGCTGACGACCTGTACCCCCGTCTACACGTCGAAGTACCGCTACATCGTGTGGGGTGAGCTGGTCCGTACGGACAAGGTCGACAAGGACCGTACGAAGCCGGCGGAGCTGCGCTGA
- the crgA gene encoding cell division protein CrgA, whose amino-acid sequence MPKSRIRKKADFTPPAAKQATNIKLTNRSWVAPVMLAFFLIGLAWIVLFYVTDGSLPIKGLKNWNIVVGFGFIAGGFGVSTQWK is encoded by the coding sequence GTGCCGAAGTCACGTATCCGCAAGAAGGCCGACTTCACGCCCCCTGCGGCGAAGCAGGCGACCAACATAAAGCTGACCAATCGCAGTTGGGTGGCGCCGGTGATGCTGGCGTTCTTCCTGATCGGTCTGGCCTGGATCGTCCTGTTCTACGTGACCGACGGCAGTCTGCCGATCAAGGGCCTGAAGAACTGGAACATCGTCGTCGGCTTCGGTTTCATCGCCGGCGGCTTCGGCGTCTCCACCCAGTGGAAGTAG
- the pknB gene encoding Stk1 family PASTA domain-containing Ser/Thr kinase, with protein sequence MEEPRRLGGRYELGSVLGRGGMAEVYLAHDTRLGRTVAVKTLRADLARDPSFQARFRREAQSAASLNHPAIVAVYDTGEDYVDGVSIPYIVMEYVDGSTLRELLHSGRKLLPERTLEMTVGILQALEYSHRAQIVHRDIKPANVMLTRTGQVKVMDFGIARAMGDSGMTMTQTAAVIGTAQYLSPEQAKGEQVDARSDLYSTGCLLYELLTVRPPFIGDSPVAVAYQHVREEPQPPSTFDPEITPEMDAIVLKALTKDPDYRYQSADEMRADIEACLDGQPVAATAAMGMAGYGADQPTTALRQADQNGAPTSMLPPVNPDDGGYAGYDDRPDRRRQKKSNTSTILLIVGCVLLLIGAIVIGKLLFPGGGGKSDEVPVPMMVGSTYEQAETLALRSDVKVAIGSKEPCEAQPAGKICSQTPEDGKMPKGDTVTVVVSTGAPKVEVPDVTEKSEQNARKFLEDKGFSVVVNAVESEQEPGKVLKQDPAGGSQAEKESQVTLTVSKQATASVPDVHGAQYDAAVAQFKGVGFNNVSRTDVDSEEPEGTVIDQNPAAYSKKPKNTQIVLKVSKGPAEPEKVTIPGDLSGKRYEDVKGQLEGMGLKVTLTPGSSDDPNAKVVGSNPAGNAEVDKDSTVTLMTIPEGGNVFGGPSGSRH encoded by the coding sequence ATGGAAGAGCCGCGTCGCCTCGGCGGCCGGTACGAGCTGGGCTCGGTGCTCGGCCGTGGTGGCATGGCCGAGGTCTACCTCGCCCACGACACCCGGCTCGGCCGCACCGTCGCCGTGAAGACGCTGCGGGCCGATCTCGCCCGCGATCCGTCCTTCCAGGCCCGGTTCCGCCGTGAGGCCCAGTCGGCCGCCTCGCTCAACCACCCGGCGATCGTCGCTGTCTACGACACCGGTGAGGACTACGTCGACGGGGTCTCCATCCCGTACATCGTGATGGAGTACGTCGACGGGTCGACCCTGCGCGAGCTGCTGCACTCCGGCCGCAAACTGCTGCCGGAGCGCACCCTCGAAATGACGGTCGGCATCCTCCAGGCCCTGGAGTACTCGCACCGCGCCCAGATCGTGCACCGTGACATCAAACCGGCGAACGTCATGCTGACGCGCACCGGCCAGGTCAAGGTCATGGACTTCGGCATCGCCCGCGCGATGGGCGACTCCGGTATGACGATGACCCAGACCGCGGCGGTCATCGGCACCGCCCAGTACCTCTCCCCCGAGCAGGCCAAGGGGGAGCAGGTCGACGCGCGCTCCGACCTCTACTCCACCGGTTGCCTCCTCTACGAGCTGCTGACGGTGCGTCCGCCGTTCATCGGGGACTCCCCCGTGGCGGTCGCGTACCAGCACGTACGGGAGGAGCCGCAGCCGCCGAGCACCTTCGACCCCGAGATCACGCCCGAGATGGACGCGATCGTACTGAAGGCCCTCACCAAGGACCCCGACTACCGCTACCAGTCCGCCGACGAGATGCGCGCCGACATCGAGGCGTGCCTCGACGGCCAGCCGGTCGCCGCCACGGCGGCCATGGGCATGGCGGGTTACGGCGCCGACCAGCCGACCACCGCCCTGCGCCAGGCGGACCAGAACGGCGCGCCGACGTCGATGCTGCCGCCCGTCAACCCGGACGACGGCGGTTACGCCGGCTACGACGACCGCCCGGACCGGCGCCGCCAGAAGAAGAGCAACACCTCGACGATCCTGCTGATCGTCGGCTGTGTGCTGCTGCTGATCGGGGCGATCGTGATCGGCAAGCTGCTCTTCCCGGGCGGCGGCGGCAAGAGCGACGAGGTCCCCGTTCCGATGATGGTCGGATCGACGTACGAACAGGCGGAGACGCTCGCGCTCCGCTCGGACGTCAAGGTCGCCATCGGCTCGAAGGAGCCGTGCGAGGCCCAGCCCGCGGGCAAGATCTGCAGCCAGACGCCCGAGGACGGCAAGATGCCGAAGGGCGACACCGTCACGGTCGTCGTCTCCACCGGGGCGCCGAAGGTGGAGGTCCCGGACGTCACGGAGAAGTCCGAGCAGAACGCCCGCAAGTTCCTGGAGGACAAGGGTTTCTCGGTGGTGGTCAACGCCGTCGAGTCCGAACAGGAACCGGGCAAGGTCCTCAAGCAGGACCCGGCGGGCGGCAGCCAGGCCGAGAAGGAGTCACAGGTCACCCTCACGGTCTCCAAGCAGGCCACGGCGAGTGTGCCCGATGTGCACGGCGCGCAGTACGACGCGGCGGTGGCCCAGTTCAAGGGCGTCGGCTTCAACAACGTGTCGCGGACGGACGTGGACTCGGAGGAGCCGGAGGGCACGGTCATCGACCAGAACCCGGCCGCCTACAGCAAGAAGCCCAAGAACACCCAGATCGTCCTGAAGGTCTCCAAGGGACCGGCGGAACCGGAGAAGGTGACGATCCCCGGTGACCTCTCGGGCAAGCGGTACGAGGACGTGAAGGGGCAGCTGGAGGGCATGGGCCTGAAGGTCACGCTCACACCCGGCTCGTCCGACGACCCGAACGCCAAGGTCGTGGGCAGCAACCCGGCGGGGAACGCCGAGGTGGACAAGGACAGCACCGTGACCCTGATGACGATCCCCGAGGGGGGCAATGTGTTCGGCGGGCCGTCCGGCTCGCGGCACTGA
- a CDS encoding DUF881 domain-containing protein, translating into MSNSADSPEGPVRRTLRPARVLTAAVFALAGLIFVTSANAAKGTNLRTDSSLLKLSDLIQQRSQKNAGLDGANASVRQDIDALAQRDSGHSEAESAELRGLERSAGTTKVSGKAVGVTLDDAPPNATANPGYPDPQPNDLVIHQQDLQAVVNALWQGGARGIQVMDQRLISTSAVRCVGNTLILQGRVYSPPYKVTAVGDPGKLKKALDDSKAIQNYKLYVKAYGLGWKVEEDRSVALPGYSGTVDLHYATPVK; encoded by the coding sequence TTGAGCAATTCTGCCGACTCCCCCGAAGGGCCGGTCCGGCGCACGCTCCGACCGGCCCGTGTGCTCACCGCTGCGGTCTTCGCCCTCGCCGGTCTGATCTTCGTGACCAGCGCCAACGCGGCCAAGGGCACCAATCTCCGTACCGACTCCTCACTGCTGAAGCTCTCGGATCTCATCCAGCAGCGCAGCCAGAAGAACGCCGGACTCGACGGTGCGAACGCCTCCGTCCGGCAGGACATCGACGCCCTGGCGCAACGCGACAGCGGCCACAGCGAGGCGGAGAGCGCCGAGCTGAGGGGACTGGAGCGGTCCGCCGGCACCACGAAAGTCTCCGGCAAGGCGGTCGGCGTCACGCTCGACGACGCCCCGCCGAACGCCACCGCGAACCCCGGCTATCCCGATCCGCAGCCCAACGACCTGGTGATCCACCAGCAGGACCTCCAGGCCGTGGTCAACGCCCTCTGGCAGGGCGGCGCCCGGGGCATCCAGGTCATGGACCAGCGGCTGATCTCCACCAGCGCTGTGCGCTGCGTGGGCAACACCCTGATCCTCCAGGGCCGGGTCTACTCCCCGCCGTACAAGGTGACGGCGGTCGGCGACCCCGGAAAGCTGAAGAAGGCCCTCGACGACTCCAAGGCCATCCAGAACTACAAGCTCTACGTGAAGGCGTACGGGCTCGGCTGGAAGGTCGAGGAGGACAGATCGGTGGCCCTTCCCGGCTACTCCGGCACGGTGGACCTCCACTACGCGACGCCCGTGAAGTAG
- a CDS encoding class E sortase: protein MTARRPGRDAGQEGPYEQGTRETTGTFEAAVEGLADPLTDPLPGRHASPWFRADHSPAEQWPERERPEARQRPRPSQPEWHDPGGSERGWYGPQGPRTAPATPAAPEAAHGARPDETIGLRSPAARAASRPTPAPAQPQPLPLPQQQPLSRPLQQPHPQPQPQPRSLRVPLPAEAEAKTELMAPVRAPDPAPAPAPAPAPAPAPSPVPVPDPVPVPAPGPPPPTGGRAERRRAAKGRGRRRPDRLNRSDRPEPRSDTGLPPSPDAAPATATAGRPLTRVEARRAARAAKDSPAIVVSRVVGELFISLGVLMLLFVTYQLWWTNVRADQMAGKETHRIQDNWAKGDRAPGVFEPGQGFAIIHIPKLDVVAPIAEGISKEKVLDRGMVGHYSEGTLRTAMPSAAQGNFALAAHRNTHGEPFRYINRLSPGDLIVVETQDVYYTYEMTSVLPQTSPSNVEVIGPVPPGSGFTKAGRYITLTTCTPEFTSTYRLIVWGKMVDERPRAKGKPDALVG, encoded by the coding sequence GTGACCGCACGCCGCCCCGGGCGTGACGCCGGTCAGGAGGGTCCGTACGAGCAGGGGACCCGCGAGACCACCGGCACGTTCGAGGCGGCGGTCGAGGGACTCGCGGACCCGCTGACCGACCCGCTGCCGGGGCGGCACGCGTCGCCGTGGTTCCGCGCGGACCACTCGCCCGCCGAGCAGTGGCCGGAACGGGAACGGCCTGAGGCCCGTCAGAGGCCGCGTCCCTCGCAGCCGGAGTGGCACGACCCCGGGGGGTCCGAACGCGGCTGGTACGGCCCCCAGGGGCCCCGGACGGCCCCTGCCACGCCGGCCGCCCCCGAGGCCGCGCACGGCGCAAGGCCCGACGAGACGATCGGGCTGCGCTCGCCGGCCGCCCGAGCGGCCTCCCGGCCCACCCCGGCGCCCGCACAGCCTCAACCACTGCCACTGCCGCAGCAGCAGCCGCTGTCTCGGCCGCTTCAGCAGCCCCACCCCCAGCCGCAGCCTCAGCCACGGTCGTTGCGCGTACCGCTGCCCGCCGAGGCCGAAGCGAAGACCGAACTCATGGCACCGGTACGTGCCCCCGATCCCGCACCCGCACCTGCTCCCGCACCTGCTCCCGCTCCAGCACCCTCGCCCGTACCCGTACCCGACCCCGTTCCCGTCCCGGCCCCCGGGCCCCCACCGCCGACCGGCGGCCGAGCCGAACGGCGCCGGGCCGCCAAGGGCCGCGGCCGACGACGCCCGGACCGCCTGAACCGTTCGGACCGCCCGGAGCCACGATCGGACACCGGCCTCCCGCCGTCCCCGGACGCGGCCCCCGCGACGGCCACGGCAGGTCGGCCGCTGACACGGGTCGAGGCCCGGCGGGCGGCCCGCGCGGCGAAGGACAGCCCGGCCATCGTGGTGAGCAGGGTCGTCGGCGAGTTGTTCATCTCGCTCGGCGTGCTGATGCTGCTGTTCGTCACCTACCAGCTGTGGTGGACGAATGTGCGCGCCGATCAGATGGCGGGCAAGGAGACCCACCGCATCCAGGACAACTGGGCGAAGGGCGACCGCGCGCCCGGGGTGTTCGAGCCGGGGCAGGGCTTCGCGATCATCCACATCCCGAAGCTGGACGTGGTGGCCCCCATCGCGGAGGGCATCAGCAAGGAGAAGGTCCTCGACCGGGGGATGGTCGGCCATTACAGCGAGGGCACGCTCCGGACCGCGATGCCGTCCGCCGCGCAGGGGAACTTCGCGCTCGCCGCCCACCGCAACACCCACGGTGAGCCGTTCCGCTACATCAACCGGCTGAGCCCCGGTGACCTGATCGTGGTCGAGACGCAGGACGTGTACTACACGTACGAGATGACGAGCGTCCTGCCGCAGACATCGCCCTCCAACGTGGAGGTGATCGGACCGGTGCCCCCGGGGTCCGGTTTCACGAAGGCGGGGCGTTACATCACGTTGACCACGTGTACGCCCGAATTCACGAGTACATACCGTTTGATCGTCTGGGGCAAGATGGTCGACGAACGGCCACGCGCCAAGGGAAAGCCCGACGCGCTCGTCGGCTGA
- a CDS encoding aminodeoxychorismate/anthranilate synthase component II, which produces MSARILVVDNYDSFVFNLVQYLYQLGAECEVLRNDEVTTAHAQDGFDGVLLSPGPGTPEQAGICVDMVRHCAATGVPVFGVCLGMQSLAVAYGGVVGRAPELLHGKTSPVTHGGRGVFAGLPSPFTATRYHSLAAEPDTVPDELEVTARTDDGIIMGLRHREFAVEGVQFHPESVLTEHGHLMLANWLEQCGDTGAVGRSAGLAPVVGKAVA; this is translated from the coding sequence ATGAGCGCGCGCATCCTGGTCGTCGACAACTACGACAGCTTCGTCTTCAACCTCGTGCAGTACCTCTACCAGCTCGGTGCCGAGTGCGAGGTGCTGCGCAACGACGAGGTGACGACGGCCCACGCACAGGACGGATTCGACGGAGTCCTCCTCTCACCGGGCCCCGGCACCCCGGAACAGGCAGGGATCTGCGTCGACATGGTGCGGCACTGCGCGGCGACCGGCGTCCCGGTCTTCGGGGTCTGCCTCGGCATGCAGTCGCTGGCCGTGGCGTACGGCGGTGTGGTGGGCCGCGCACCCGAGCTGCTGCACGGCAAGACGTCCCCGGTGACGCACGGGGGCCGGGGTGTGTTCGCGGGTCTGCCGTCGCCGTTCACCGCGACGCGGTACCACTCGCTGGCCGCGGAGCCGGACACGGTCCCGGACGAGCTGGAGGTGACGGCCCGCACGGATGACGGGATCATCATGGGGCTGCGCCACCGTGAGTTCGCGGTGGAGGGGGTGCAGTTCCATCCGGAGTCGGTCCTGACCGAACACGGCCATCTGATGCTGGCCAACTGGCTGGAGCAGTGCGGTGATACGGGAGCCGTCGGGAGGTCGGCGGGGCTGGCGCCGGTGGTGGGCAAGGCCGTCGCGTGA
- a CDS encoding FtsW/RodA/SpoVE family cell cycle protein, producing the protein MSVVTNTTTIGAIDAPSRRNTELGLMVFAILISVFAYANVGLAINGELPSGMLGYGLGITLLGGVAHLVVRKFAPYADPLLLPLATLLNGLGLVLIWRLDQSPRLIQRAETLWGQFSPDAPKQLMYSAIGIALFVAVLVALKDHRILQRYTYISMAVALVLLILPIFFPAVNGAKIWVSLGPFHIQPGEFAKIIIAIFFSGYLMVKRDALALASRRFMGLYLPRGRDLGPILVIWGMSILILVFETDLGTSLLFFGLFVIMLYVATERTSWIVFGLLMSAVGAVGVATFEPHVQQRVDAWLDPFSEKTMAHSDQIAQALMSFGSGGTLGTGWGQGHSDLIGFAANADFILSTVGEELGLAGMMAVLLIYGLIVERGVRTALAARDPFGKLLAIGLSGAFAIQVFVVAGGVMGLIPLTGMTMPFLAAGGSSVIANWALIGILIRISDTARRPAPAPAPSPDAEMTQVVRP; encoded by the coding sequence ATGAGCGTTGTCACCAACACGACCACCATCGGCGCGATCGACGCGCCGAGCCGACGCAACACCGAGCTGGGTCTGATGGTTTTCGCCATCCTCATCTCGGTGTTCGCGTACGCCAACGTGGGCCTCGCCATCAACGGCGAACTGCCCTCCGGGATGCTCGGCTACGGACTCGGGATCACCCTGCTCGGCGGCGTGGCCCACCTCGTGGTGCGCAAGTTCGCGCCCTACGCGGACCCGTTGCTGCTGCCGCTGGCGACCCTCCTCAACGGCCTCGGTCTGGTGCTGATCTGGCGCCTCGACCAGTCGCCCCGGCTGATCCAACGGGCCGAGACGCTGTGGGGGCAGTTCAGCCCGGACGCCCCCAAGCAGCTGATGTACTCGGCGATCGGCATCGCCCTGTTCGTCGCCGTGCTGGTCGCGCTCAAGGACCACCGCATCCTTCAGCGGTACACGTACATCTCGATGGCCGTGGCGCTGGTCCTGCTGATCCTGCCGATCTTCTTCCCCGCGGTGAACGGCGCCAAGATCTGGGTTTCCCTCGGCCCCTTCCACATCCAGCCCGGCGAGTTCGCGAAGATCATCATCGCGATCTTCTTCTCCGGCTACCTCATGGTGAAACGCGACGCGCTCGCCCTGGCCAGCCGCCGTTTCATGGGCCTGTACCTGCCGCGCGGCCGTGACCTTGGACCGATCCTGGTCATCTGGGGCATGTCGATCCTGATCCTGGTCTTCGAGACCGACCTCGGTACCTCGCTGCTGTTCTTCGGCCTGTTCGTGATCATGCTGTACGTCGCGACGGAACGGACCAGCTGGATCGTCTTCGGTCTGCTGATGTCCGCGGTCGGCGCGGTCGGCGTCGCCACCTTCGAACCGCACGTCCAGCAGCGCGTGGACGCCTGGCTCGACCCGTTCTCCGAGAAGACGATGGCGCACAGCGACCAGATCGCCCAGGCCCTCATGTCCTTCGGCTCCGGCGGCACCCTCGGGACCGGCTGGGGCCAGGGCCACTCCGACCTGATCGGCTTCGCCGCCAACGCCGACTTCATCCTCTCCACCGTCGGCGAGGAGCTGGGGCTGGCCGGGATGATGGCCGTCCTGCTGATCTACGGTCTGATCGTCGAGCGCGGGGTGCGTACGGCGCTGGCCGCCCGTGACCCGTTCGGCAAGCTCCTCGCGATCGGCCTCTCCGGCGCCTTCGCCATCCAGGTCTTCGTCGTCGCGGGCGGTGTCATGGGCCTCATCCCGCTGACCGGTATGACCATGCCGTTCCTCGCGGCCGGTGGCTCCTCCGTGATCGCCAACTGGGCACTGATCGGCATCCTGATCCGGATCAGCGACACCGCCCGCCGCCCCGCGCCGGCCCCCGCGCCCTCCCCCGACGCCGAGATGACCCAGGTGGTCCGCCCGTGA
- a CDS encoding penicillin-binding transpeptidase domain-containing protein, with translation MNKPLRRIAIFCGLLIFALLARDNWLQYVRADELNTRDENRRVRIERYAHERGNIIVDGDPITGSVETKGSDFKYKRIWKDGPMWAPVTGYSSQAFDASQIEKIEDGILTGNDDQLFFDRTMSMFTGEKKQGGNVVTTLNGAAQRAAFRGLGKKKGAVVALDPQTGAILALASTPSYDPSVFAGNLNSDTAARQKLLDDKDKPMLNRALRETYPPGSTFKVVTAAAALENKLYTGIDDKTNSPLPWRLPLSTKNLDNEGTIPCENATLREALRWSCNSVFGKISDDLGNDKMIEEANKFGFNKEIFTPVRADASVYPKDNRPQNAMAGIGQASNRTTPLQMAMVAAAVANDGKLMQPYMVAQRTAPNLDVIYTHEKEQLSQPLSGENAQKLQQMMETVVKSGTGTNALIDGVTVGGKTGTAQHGLNNSEKPYAWFISYAKTDNGSPVAVAVVVEDGNANRDDISGGGLAAPIARNVMKAVIDSKK, from the coding sequence GTGAACAAGCCCCTGCGCCGGATCGCGATCTTCTGCGGTCTGCTCATCTTCGCGCTGCTGGCCCGTGACAACTGGCTCCAGTACGTCCGGGCCGACGAGCTGAACACCCGCGACGAGAACCGCCGCGTCCGCATCGAGCGGTACGCGCACGAGCGCGGCAACATCATCGTCGACGGCGACCCGATCACCGGTTCCGTCGAGACCAAGGGCAGCGACTTCAAGTACAAACGGATCTGGAAGGACGGCCCCATGTGGGCGCCCGTCACCGGCTACTCCTCGCAGGCGTTCGACGCGAGCCAGATCGAGAAGATCGAGGACGGCATCCTCACCGGCAACGACGACCAGCTCTTCTTCGACCGCACCATGTCGATGTTCACCGGTGAGAAGAAGCAGGGCGGCAACGTCGTCACCACCCTGAACGGCGCCGCGCAGCGCGCCGCCTTCAGGGGGCTCGGCAAGAAGAAGGGCGCCGTCGTCGCGCTCGACCCGCAGACCGGCGCGATCCTGGCCCTGGCCAGCACCCCCTCGTACGATCCCTCGGTCTTCGCGGGGAACCTGAACTCCGACACCGCGGCCCGGCAGAAGCTCCTTGACGACAAGGACAAGCCGATGCTCAACCGGGCGTTGCGCGAGACCTACCCGCCCGGCTCGACGTTCAAGGTCGTCACCGCGGCCGCCGCTCTGGAGAACAAGCTCTACACAGGGATCGACGACAAGACCAACTCGCCGCTGCCGTGGAGGCTCCCGCTGTCGACGAAGAACCTGGACAACGAGGGCACCATCCCGTGTGAGAACGCCACACTCCGGGAAGCGCTTCGCTGGTCCTGCAACAGCGTCTTCGGCAAGATCAGCGACGATCTCGGCAACGACAAGATGATCGAGGAAGCCAACAAGTTCGGCTTCAACAAGGAGATCTTCACACCGGTCCGTGCCGACGCGAGCGTCTACCCGAAGGACAACAGGCCGCAGAACGCCATGGCGGGCATCGGGCAGGCGTCCAACCGCACCACCCCGCTCCAGATGGCGATGGTCGCGGCCGCCGTGGCCAACGACGGCAAGCTGATGCAGCCGTACATGGTCGCCCAGCGCACCGCGCCCAACCTGGACGTCATCTACACCCACGAGAAGGAACAGCTGAGCCAGCCGCTCTCGGGGGAGAACGCGCAGAAGCTCCAGCAGATGATGGAGACGGTCGTCAAGTCCGGTACGGGAACCAATGCCCTCATCGACGGCGTCACCGTCGGTGGAAAGACCGGTACCGCCCAGCACGGCCTCAACAACAGTGAGAAGCCGTACGCGTGGTTCATCTCGTACGCCAAGACCGACAACGGTTCGCCGGTCGCGGTGGCCGTGGTGGTCGAGGACGGCAACGCGAACCGGGACGACATCTCCGGTGGCGGGCTCGCCGCTCCGATCGCCCGGAACGTCATGAAGGCGGTCATCGACAGCAAGAAGTGA
- a CDS encoding rhomboid family intramembrane serine protease — protein sequence MDQQPPAGEDRSAVTDGGPTVCYRHPDRETAIRCTRCERPICPECMISASVGFQCPDCVRQGSGTGHHPAASRPRTLAGGSIAADPRLVTKILLGINIALFVVATQSDRLLGELLLYGSNAYYGQPTEGVAAGQWYRLLTSMFLHKEVWHIAFNMLGLWWLGGPLEAALGRVRYLALYLLSGLAGSALTYLFFAPHDGSLGASGAIFGLFGATAVLMRRMNYDMRPMLAILAINLVFTFTMPSIAWQAHVGGLVAGTVMAIAMVHAPRERRNLVQFGTCALVLVAVVVVVAARTAALT from the coding sequence ATGGATCAGCAGCCGCCGGCGGGCGAGGACCGCTCCGCCGTCACGGACGGCGGCCCGACCGTCTGCTACCGCCACCCGGACCGTGAGACCGCGATCCGCTGCACCCGCTGCGAGCGTCCGATCTGCCCCGAGTGCATGATCAGCGCCTCGGTCGGCTTCCAGTGCCCGGACTGCGTCCGCCAGGGTTCGGGTACCGGCCACCATCCGGCCGCTTCCCGACCGCGCACCCTGGCGGGCGGAAGCATCGCGGCCGATCCCCGGCTGGTCACCAAGATCCTGCTCGGGATCAACATCGCCCTGTTCGTCGTGGCGACCCAGAGCGATCGTCTGCTCGGAGAGCTGCTGCTGTACGGCAGCAACGCCTACTACGGCCAGCCGACGGAGGGGGTCGCGGCGGGGCAGTGGTACCGGCTGCTGACGTCGATGTTCCTGCACAAGGAGGTGTGGCACATCGCCTTCAACATGCTGGGCCTCTGGTGGCTCGGCGGCCCGCTGGAGGCGGCGCTCGGCCGGGTCCGTTACCTCGCGCTGTATCTGCTGTCCGGACTGGCGGGCAGCGCCCTCACGTACTTGTTCTTCGCACCTCACGACGGATCGCTCGGTGCCTCGGGCGCGATCTTCGGTCTGTTCGGCGCGACCGCGGTGCTGATGCGCCGGATGAACTACGACATGCGGCCGATGCTCGCGATTCTCGCGATCAACCTGGTCTTCACCTTCACCATGCCCTCGATCGCCTGGCAGGCCCACGTCGGCGGCCTGGTCGCGGGCACCGTGATGGCGATCGCCATGGTGCACGCCCCGCGCGAGCGGCGGAACCTGGTGCAGTTCGGCACCTGCGCGCTGGTGCTGGTGGCGGTGGTCGTCGTCGTGGCCGCCAGAACGGCCGCGCTGACCTGA